The following proteins are co-located in the Myxococcus guangdongensis genome:
- a CDS encoding SMI1/KNR4 family protein codes for MAQIAPIVIDTMNATLEQILDIVLREHHPHPPATEREIADFEARAGWRLGPELRALYSRCNGVELFVPLPDARYSILSLAELQRARVRILGIDDDTMGSASWWTLVDCQDSDFVLVDTAGPAPYPMLDAYHGTYPQVRKIASSLREFLARSLESKNRLFWLNE; via the coding sequence TTGGCCCAGATCGCCCCTATAGTGATTGACACCATGAATGCGACGCTTGAGCAGATCCTCGATATTGTGTTGCGTGAGCACCATCCCCACCCTCCCGCCACGGAGCGCGAGATAGCCGACTTCGAAGCGCGCGCCGGTTGGCGTCTAGGCCCTGAGTTACGTGCGCTCTATTCTCGCTGCAATGGGGTGGAACTTTTCGTCCCGCTACCTGACGCGCGCTACAGCATTCTCTCGCTGGCTGAACTACAGCGTGCCCGAGTGCGCATCTTAGGTATCGACGACGACACAATGGGGTCCGCGTCTTGGTGGACCCTTGTGGATTGCCAGGACTCTGACTTTGTGCTTGTTGATACCGCTGGGCCTGCGCCGTACCCGATGCTCGACGCCTATCATGGCACCTATCCGCAGGTGCGGAAGATTGCGTCGTCCTTGCGGGAATTCTTGGCGCGATCACTGGAGAGCAAGAATCGCCTCTTCTGGCTCAATGAATAG